In one Roseburia intestinalis L1-82 genomic region, the following are encoded:
- a CDS encoding NifU family protein: MDERLKKYVDEVIAPKLQGDGGFIDLTGTDGNVLHVRLQGECSKCAIVPRCMSWIEEEIKRDLGIDVTVFAERKKPFFWDTI; encoded by the coding sequence ATGGACGAGAGATTAAAAAAATATGTGGATGAAGTGATAGCCCCTAAATTGCAGGGGGATGGCGGTTTTATTGATCTTACCGGAACTGATGGAAATGTTTTACATGTCAGGCTGCAGGGGGAATGTTCGAAGTGTGCGATCGTACCACGCTGTATGAGCTGGATCGAGGAAGAAATAAAAAGAGATCTTGGGATAGACGTCACGGTTTTTGCAGAACGGAAAAAACCGTTTTTCTGGGATACGATTTAA
- a CDS encoding carbohydrate ABC transporter permease — MKMRKKNDTAVYSTGTKVIRFLVVLLMSFVAFLTLYPIFYVVLGAFKKNQELLTGGINIFPSEWIVQNFIDAWNSANFAVYTGNSIFLALSVMILTLVVTSMAGYVFARKNFRGKELIYGLFVAFMFVNVGSVTLRPLFELAVKIHMNTSLWSVVFISAGTAQATYIFLIRGYMNSVPKELDEAAKIDGCTFFQTFYKIILPVLKPILATVALLSFRGGWNEYILPLVFTMTDASKRPLTVGVTMLKNAGDGAAAWNIMFAGATIAIVPILVIYIFASKYFINGMTAGAVKG, encoded by the coding sequence ATGAAAATGCGAAAGAAAAATGACACGGCAGTATATTCTACCGGCACAAAGGTCATCCGTTTCCTGGTAGTTCTGCTCATGTCGTTTGTGGCGTTCCTGACGCTGTACCCTATTTTTTATGTAGTGCTGGGGGCGTTTAAGAAGAACCAGGAATTACTTACAGGCGGGATCAATATTTTCCCATCTGAATGGATCGTACAGAATTTTATTGATGCGTGGAATTCTGCAAACTTTGCGGTGTACACAGGAAACAGTATATTCCTTGCTTTAAGTGTCATGATCCTGACCTTAGTTGTCACAAGCATGGCAGGATATGTATTTGCCCGTAAAAATTTCAGGGGCAAGGAACTGATCTATGGTCTGTTTGTGGCATTTATGTTTGTAAATGTAGGATCGGTAACACTGCGTCCACTGTTTGAACTGGCGGTAAAAATCCATATGAATACGTCTCTCTGGAGCGTTGTGTTCATCTCGGCGGGAACTGCACAGGCAACTTATATTTTCCTGATCCGCGGCTATATGAATTCGGTCCCGAAGGAACTCGATGAGGCGGCAAAAATCGATGGATGCACATTTTTCCAGACATTTTATAAGATCATTCTTCCGGTATTAAAGCCGATCCTTGCAACCGTGGCGCTATTGTCTTTCCGCGGAGGCTGGAACGAATATATCCTTCCGCTGGTATTTACAATGACGGATGCCTCAAAGCGTCCCCTGACAGTCGGGGTGACCATGTTAAAGAATGCGGGCGATGGTGCAGCAGCATGGAATATCATGTTTGCCGGGGCGACCATCGCGATCGTTCCGATTCTGGTCATTTACATTTTTGCAAGTAAATATTTTATCAATGGTATGACAGCAGGAGCAGTAAAGGGATAA
- a CDS encoding carbohydrate ABC transporter permease — protein MSKNNTTVIKTKKNLSFAERLKRAKNKGDIAAGLMLLPAVIMLLVVSVYPFCWIFRYVCYEYNGLTATYTGMHNFERMLTDTTFWQSVLHTFEYAVLKIIFIIPLALIMAVFLNQKLRGSSFFRGVYFMPTIISTAVSSMVFGFIFAAYNGVLNGVLKAIGVIGQNVNWLGDAKTAMWSVLIVALWAGFGNYMIYFISGMSSISEDVYESAKIDGANGIQTFFKITLPMLSPMLKIILMLAITGAFKDYESIMVLTNGGPNNRTQVMFLYIYQLIFGKDVGTNPQIGYATVLSLVAALIIGIVTAVYMYFARKLDEVV, from the coding sequence ATGAGTAAAAATAATACGACAGTGATAAAAACAAAAAAGAACCTTAGTTTTGCGGAACGGCTGAAACGCGCAAAAAACAAGGGAGATATTGCGGCAGGTCTTATGCTTTTGCCGGCGGTCATTATGTTACTGGTAGTCTCAGTATACCCGTTTTGCTGGATTTTCCGATATGTATGTTACGAGTACAATGGATTGACGGCGACGTATACCGGAATGCACAATTTTGAGCGTATGCTTACCGATACGACGTTCTGGCAGAGTGTGCTGCACACATTTGAATATGCGGTGCTCAAAATTATATTTATCATTCCGCTGGCACTGATTATGGCAGTTTTTCTGAACCAGAAATTAAGGGGCAGCTCCTTTTTCCGGGGGGTCTATTTTATGCCGACGATCATTTCTACCGCAGTGTCAAGTATGGTATTCGGATTTATCTTTGCGGCGTATAATGGCGTTTTAAACGGCGTGTTAAAGGCGATCGGCGTGATAGGGCAGAATGTTAACTGGTTAGGGGATGCAAAGACCGCCATGTGGTCGGTTCTGATTGTTGCACTCTGGGCAGGTTTTGGTAATTATATGATCTATTTTATCTCAGGAATGTCGAGCATTTCGGAGGACGTATATGAGTCGGCAAAAATCGACGGGGCAAATGGAATTCAGACATTTTTTAAGATCACACTGCCGATGTTAAGCCCGATGTTAAAAATTATTTTAATGCTGGCGATCACCGGGGCATTTAAGGATTATGAGTCAATCATGGTACTTACAAACGGCGGACCGAACAACCGTACACAGGTCATGTTTTTATATATTTACCAGCTTATTTTTGGAAAAGATGTCGGGACAAACCCACAGATCGGTTATGCGACCGTGTTAAGCTTGGTTGCTGCGCTGATCATTGGTATCGTGACAGCTGTTTATATGTATTTTGCAAGAAAACTTGATGAGGTGGTATAA